GACGACGGCGTCCCCGTGCGCCCGCCTGCCCGCCGCCGAGCCGAAGCGCGGATCCGCCAGCCCGGGCACCTCCTCGGCGAGCAGCGCGGCCAGCCGCTCCCAGAAGTGCTCCTCGACGGCCCCGATCGCGATCCGTACGCCGTCCGCGGCCTCGAACACGTCGTTCGACGGGTGGTGTTGCTCGTCCGCGCCGGTGCCCTCCAGGCAGCGGTCCGCGCGGACGCTCGCGAAGGACAGGGCGGCGTCGGCGATCGCCAGGTCGAGGTAGGCGCCGTCGCCCGTCTCCCGCCGCTGGTACAGCGCGGCGAGGATCGCGACGGTGGCGTACGTGGACGCCGCGAGGTCGCTCACCGGCACCCCTGGCCGGCGCGGCGCGCGATCCGTCCAGCCGCCGGGCAGGGACAGCATCCCGCTGGCGGCGAGGTAGGTGACGTCGTGGCCGGGCGTGTCGCGCAGCGGGCCGCTCTGCCCGAACCCCGAGACCGAGCAGTAGACGATCCCGGGGTTGACCGCGCGGACGGCGGCGTAGGACATCCCGAGCCGGTTCGCGACGCCGGGCCGGAAGCCTTCGACGAGCACGTCCGCGCCGGCGGCGAGCCCGCGGCCCAGCTCCTGGCCATACCCGGTCTTCAGGTCGAGCACGACGCTGCGCTTGTTGCGGTTCGCCGCCTCGTGCAGGGCGCCCGGCAGTCGTCGCGCCGCGTCGCCGCCCGGCGGCTCGATCTTGATCACCGTGGCCCCCAGCTCGCCGAGGAGCTGGGTGCAGAACGGGCCGGGCAGCAGCGCGCTGAGGTCGAGCACCCG
This sequence is a window from Pseudonocardia petroleophila. Protein-coding genes within it:
- a CDS encoding CaiB/BaiF CoA transferase family protein, with amino-acid sequence MTGPTAGCLAGVRVLDLSALLPGPFCTQLLGELGATVIKIEPPGGDAARRLPGALHEAANRNKRSVVLDLKTGYGQELGRGLAAGADVLVEGFRPGVANRLGMSYAAVRAVNPGIVYCSVSGFGQSGPLRDTPGHDVTYLAASGMLSLPGGWTDRAPRRPGVPVSDLAASTYATVAILAALYQRRETGDGAYLDLAIADAALSFASVRADRCLEGTGADEQHHPSNDVFEAADGVRIAIGAVEEHFWERLAALLAEEVPGLADPRFGSAAGRRAHGDAVVALLRRAVRARPAAEWLAAFAAADIPAHRALTVPAAARSPQVRARGVVAESSAGRHVVFPVLRDGATMGRMHSPAPALGAHTEQVLADLTAGREPW